One segment of Halococcus salsus DNA contains the following:
- a CDS encoding MATE family efflux transporter, giving the protein MSRRGSLRGLFKTRDEFDLTSGGIGRPLFYLALPIVITNLFQTAYNLADTFWLGQYNTNALAAISFAFPMVFLVISLAIGLSVAGSVLVAQYVGAGKERRAEYAASQTIAFSILVSLVLGVVGYFSVDVLVDLLGANDAIAPLAAGYMRVFMVGLVFVFGFAMFISLMRGYGDTVTPMVVMFVSVVINIVLDPFLIFGFESNPLFGFFGLGGLEASLYAATGYAGSGIQGAAVATIGSRAIAFVIGLWIMFRGDQGVRIRLSQMVPDLDYARKMLALGVPASVEGTVRAVSINLLLVVVASFSTTVVASYGIGTRIFSVVFLPAIALSQGVETMTGQNIGAGKADRADRTNHVAAAVLFVILSAVGVVAWLFARPIAAVFTTDPAVVATSATFIRYAAPTFGFIGIMRVYTGGFRGAGLTMVAAVIAVGTLGLIRLPVAWFGAGLLGVSGLWLSFPVSNVLGALASYLWFRRGTWRDRNLAADDQAPHQRTTSSTTDD; this is encoded by the coding sequence GTGAGCCGCAGGGGCAGCCTGCGGGGACTGTTCAAGACCCGTGACGAGTTCGACCTGACGTCCGGTGGCATCGGCCGACCGCTGTTCTATCTCGCGCTGCCGATCGTCATCACCAACCTCTTCCAGACCGCCTACAACCTCGCGGACACCTTCTGGCTCGGCCAGTACAACACGAACGCGCTCGCGGCGATCAGCTTCGCGTTCCCGATGGTCTTCCTCGTGATCTCGCTCGCGATCGGGCTCTCGGTCGCGGGCAGCGTGCTGGTGGCGCAGTACGTCGGTGCGGGCAAGGAGCGCCGCGCCGAGTACGCCGCCTCGCAGACGATCGCCTTCTCGATACTCGTCTCGTTGGTCCTCGGTGTAGTCGGCTACTTCTCCGTTGACGTGCTCGTCGACCTCCTGGGCGCGAACGACGCGATCGCCCCGCTCGCGGCGGGCTACATGCGGGTGTTCATGGTCGGCCTCGTCTTCGTCTTCGGCTTCGCGATGTTCATCTCGCTGATGCGTGGCTACGGCGACACGGTGACGCCGATGGTCGTGATGTTCGTCTCGGTCGTGATCAACATCGTGCTCGACCCGTTCCTGATCTTCGGCTTCGAGTCGAACCCGCTGTTCGGCTTCTTCGGGCTCGGCGGGCTCGAAGCCAGCCTCTACGCCGCGACCGGCTACGCGGGGAGCGGTATCCAGGGCGCGGCGGTCGCCACGATCGGTTCGCGCGCCATCGCGTTCGTGATCGGGCTCTGGATCATGTTTCGTGGGGATCAGGGCGTGCGGATCCGGCTCTCCCAGATGGTGCCGGACCTCGACTACGCCCGGAAGATGCTCGCGCTTGGCGTACCGGCCTCGGTCGAGGGGACCGTTCGGGCGGTCTCGATCAACCTCCTGCTGGTGGTCGTGGCCTCCTTCTCGACCACGGTGGTCGCCTCCTACGGGATCGGCACCCGCATCTTCTCGGTCGTGTTCCTCCCGGCGATCGCGCTCTCACAGGGCGTCGAGACCATGACCGGCCAGAACATCGGGGCCGGGAAGGCCGACCGCGCGGACCGAACGAACCACGTCGCCGCGGCGGTGCTGTTCGTGATCCTCTCGGCCGTGGGCGTCGTCGCGTGGCTCTTCGCCCGGCCGATCGCCGCGGTGTTCACGACCGATCCCGCCGTCGTGGCGACCAGCGCGACGTTCATCCGCTACGCCGCGCCGACGTTCGGCTTCATCGGGATCATGCGGGTCTACACCGGCGGCTTCCGCGGTGCGGGGCTGACGATGGTCGCCGCGGTCATCGCGGTCGGTACCCTCGGACTGATCCGGCTCCCGGTCGCCTGGTTCGGCGCGGGCCTCCTCGGCGTGAGCGGGCTCTGGCTCTCCTTCCCGGTCTCGAACGTCCTCGGCGCGCTCGCCTCGTACCTCTGGTTCCGCCGCGGGACGTGGCGCGACCGCAACCTCGCCGCCGACGACCAGGCCCCCCACCAACGCACCACGAGTTCGACGACCGACGACTGA
- a CDS encoding DUF7097 family protein, producing MEKTPAGTSVGVADPYAFVERCDHLTDDGRCRYALEHGSHDPGFAREREADDFACPVVTEAGPDWDWRDCLQFRARNRSRECVRCGLDERRMAHSTDRPLLEEHHLSYADDDSREVSHEITVYLCRWCHAKIHSSWARIDDDATPDPEALAAREGRRSQEQAEFGFASAAERRESSGDET from the coding sequence ATGGAGAAGACGCCCGCCGGCACGTCGGTCGGCGTCGCCGACCCGTACGCGTTCGTCGAGCGGTGTGACCACCTGACCGACGACGGCCGGTGTCGATACGCGCTCGAACACGGCTCCCACGACCCCGGGTTCGCCCGCGAGCGCGAGGCCGACGACTTCGCCTGTCCGGTCGTGACGGAGGCGGGCCCCGACTGGGATTGGCGGGACTGCCTGCAGTTCCGCGCCCGAAACCGCTCGCGCGAGTGTGTCCGGTGTGGCCTCGACGAGCGCCGGATGGCACATAGTACGGATCGCCCGCTGCTCGAAGAACACCACCTCTCCTACGCCGACGACGACTCGCGCGAGGTGAGCCACGAGATCACGGTCTATCTCTGCCGGTGGTGTCACGCCAAGATCCACTCGTCGTGGGCGCGGATCGACGACGACGCCACTCCCGATCCCGAGGCGCTCGCCGCCCGCGAGGGCCGCCGAAGCCAGGAACAGGCGGAGTTCGGGTTCGCCTCGGCCGCCGAGCGCCGCGAGTCCTCGGGTGACGAGACGTGA
- a CDS encoding GMP synthase subunit A gives MTRIVVVDNHGQFTHLEGRALRDIGVETEIVDNTTPPEEIEADGIVLSGGPDSADDPDAGGRCDEYLDMGIPVLGICLGMQMMAVERGGRVEPGEYGGYADVTVEIDSPEDPLVGSLAPETRVWASHADQVVELPPGFERTGKSDICGIESMSDTSEDLFGVQWHPEVAHTEEGEAVFENFRAVCDATERGI, from the coding sequence ATGACCCGGATCGTCGTCGTCGACAACCACGGCCAGTTCACCCACCTCGAAGGCCGGGCGCTCCGCGACATCGGCGTCGAGACCGAGATCGTCGACAACACAACGCCCCCCGAGGAGATCGAGGCCGACGGGATCGTGCTCTCCGGCGGTCCCGACTCGGCCGACGACCCCGACGCGGGCGGGCGGTGTGACGAGTACCTCGACATGGGGATCCCAGTGTTGGGGATCTGTCTCGGGATGCAGATGATGGCGGTCGAGCGCGGCGGTCGCGTCGAACCCGGCGAATATGGGGGGTACGCCGACGTCACCGTCGAGATCGACAGTCCGGAGGACCCGCTGGTCGGTTCGCTCGCGCCCGAGACACGGGTGTGGGCGAGCCACGCCGACCAGGTGGTCGAACTCCCGCCGGGCTTCGAACGAACGGGGAAGAGCGACATCTGCGGGATCGAGTCGATGAGCGACACCAGCGAGGACCTCTTCGGCGTCCAGTGGCACCCCGAGGTGGCCCACACCGAGGAGGGTGAGGCGGTGTTCGAGAACTTTCGGGCGGTCTGTGACGCCACCGAAAGAGGGATTTAG
- a CDS encoding DUF2070 family protein, whose translation MTETQGDLAALSRFIFRAPKWYASLGFALVVAALAGAAAFDSQFVLEDAWQGVFFIGVPTVVAAVATPPIDRRLGGQLTPNRASLLALVCEVFLVAVLVVAGTIAVLTPLGQRFVFDALTVGLAAVGGIRLAVLLAVSRKSLVVTAIPAGIQTATAAFLVFVYSGTARYVEVGGPLVQSFLSRPSRGPAELGAVKPLDFAVLALLCALYALAVVVFVRVIDRPWRRSLGVSVLDFGRGFVGHIAEGSDELEEFFAALGEEAVVPVSVLSARRPDGSEKARFVLPMIHPGPMGEIGGGNLPKRVARSADGLGFPPHATAGHDFNLVSEREVDTLLDAVSRAHDRIEYSKTGTPPVRRRVGEATVTGQAMGDGAMVVATYAPGLADDIDYSVGLSAVAEARSHGVDAMVVDAHNANDGLAGDDLGHVVPGSQRSFDLIEGVGEVSAALANAPHGRLELGVAWDETPWTASEGIGPLGVRVAAFTVAGETGVSVLIDGNNMEPGLREAILDHIDADPAEVMTTDTHVVNTVESANQVGGAIPHDELIALVASLVEEALADREPVEAGMATERARVTVFGNDRTETLASHANAMLGMGSALAGAFAVALLAVSIVVFLFT comes from the coding sequence ATGACCGAGACCCAGGGCGACCTCGCGGCGCTCTCGCGGTTCATCTTTCGCGCCCCGAAGTGGTACGCGAGCCTCGGCTTCGCCCTCGTGGTCGCGGCGCTCGCGGGTGCGGCGGCGTTCGACTCGCAGTTCGTTCTCGAGGACGCCTGGCAGGGTGTCTTCTTCATCGGCGTGCCGACGGTCGTCGCGGCGGTCGCCACCCCCCCGATAGACCGACGGCTCGGCGGCCAGCTCACGCCGAACCGCGCCTCCCTGCTCGCGCTGGTCTGTGAGGTCTTCCTGGTCGCGGTCCTCGTGGTCGCGGGGACGATCGCCGTCCTCACGCCGCTCGGCCAGCGGTTCGTCTTCGACGCGCTCACCGTCGGGCTGGCTGCGGTCGGCGGCATTCGATTGGCGGTCCTGCTCGCGGTCTCGCGGAAGTCGCTCGTCGTCACGGCGATCCCGGCGGGGATCCAGACCGCGACGGCGGCGTTCCTCGTCTTCGTCTACAGCGGCACCGCGCGCTACGTCGAGGTCGGTGGCCCGCTCGTTCAGTCCTTCCTCTCGCGGCCGAGCCGCGGCCCCGCCGAACTCGGGGCGGTCAAACCGCTCGACTTCGCCGTGCTCGCGCTGCTCTGTGCGCTCTACGCACTCGCCGTCGTGGTGTTCGTCCGCGTCATCGACCGGCCGTGGCGACGGAGCCTCGGCGTGAGCGTCCTCGACTTCGGTCGGGGGTTCGTCGGCCACATCGCGGAGGGCTCCGACGAACTCGAGGAGTTCTTCGCGGCGCTCGGCGAGGAGGCGGTGGTGCCGGTGAGTGTGCTCTCGGCCCGCCGTCCCGACGGCTCCGAGAAGGCGCGGTTCGTACTTCCCATGATCCACCCGGGCCCGATGGGCGAGATCGGCGGCGGCAACCTCCCGAAGCGCGTCGCCAGGAGCGCCGACGGGCTCGGCTTCCCGCCCCACGCGACCGCGGGTCACGACTTCAACCTCGTCTCCGAGCGCGAGGTCGACACCCTCCTCGACGCGGTCTCGCGTGCCCACGACCGGATCGAGTACTCGAAAACGGGGACACCGCCGGTCCGACGCCGCGTCGGCGAGGCTACCGTCACGGGGCAGGCGATGGGCGACGGTGCGATGGTGGTCGCGACCTACGCGCCGGGGCTCGCCGACGACATCGACTACTCGGTGGGGCTGTCGGCGGTCGCCGAGGCGCGGTCCCACGGCGTCGACGCGATGGTGGTCGACGCCCACAACGCGAACGACGGGCTCGCGGGCGACGACCTCGGCCACGTGGTCCCCGGCAGCCAGCGTTCGTTCGACCTCATCGAGGGCGTCGGCGAGGTCTCGGCGGCGCTCGCGAACGCGCCGCACGGTCGGCTCGAACTCGGGGTGGCGTGGGACGAGACGCCGTGGACGGCGAGCGAGGGTATCGGCCCGCTCGGGGTCCGGGTCGCGGCGTTCACGGTCGCGGGCGAGACCGGGGTCTCCGTACTGATCGACGGCAACAACATGGAACCGGGGCTCCGGGAGGCGATCCTCGACCACATCGACGCGGACCCGGCGGAGGTGATGACGACCGACACCCACGTCGTCAACACCGTCGAGTCGGCGAATCAGGTCGGCGGGGCCATCCCACACGATGAGCTCATCGCGCTCGTCGCGTCGCTCGTCGAGGAGGCCCTCGCCGACCGCGAGCCGGTCGAGGCGGGGATGGCGACCGAACGCGCCCGCGTCACCGTGTTCGGCAACGACAGAACCGAGACCCTCGCGAGCCACGCCAACGCGATGCTCGGGATGGGGAGCGCGCTCGCGGGTGCGTTCGCCGTCGCGCTGCTCGCGGTGAGTATCGTTGTCTTCCTGTTCACCTAG
- a CDS encoding DUF555 domain-containing protein, producing the protein MTDYLVAMEAAWLVRDVDNIDDAIGVAVSEAGKRLNDQDKSYVEVNVGATGCPACGEPFDSAYVAAGTALVGLVLEIDVFNADGQQHAERIAKSEVGGALRDVPLSVVETVELDGDEEQAAS; encoded by the coding sequence ATGACTGACTACCTCGTTGCGATGGAGGCCGCGTGGCTGGTTCGCGACGTCGACAACATCGACGACGCGATCGGCGTCGCGGTGAGCGAAGCGGGCAAACGACTCAACGACCAGGACAAGTCCTACGTCGAGGTCAACGTCGGCGCGACGGGCTGTCCGGCCTGTGGCGAGCCGTTCGACTCGGCCTACGTCGCCGCCGGCACGGCACTCGTGGGACTGGTCCTCGAGATCGACGTGTTCAACGCCGACGGCCAACAGCACGCCGAGCGGATCGCCAAGAGCGAGGTCGGCGGCGCGCTCCGGGACGTCCCGCTCTCGGTGGTCGAGACCGTCGAACTCGATGGGGACGAGGAGCAGGCCGCGAGCTAG
- the psmB gene encoding archaeal proteasome endopeptidase complex subunit beta yields the protein MQDFPNSPDLGRPGQAETEGLYGPELGDLPTHDMSDEQITKTGTTTVGLTTTDGVVLATDRRASAGNLVASKRAEKIAEIHPRGALTISGAVSAAQALINNLQAEVRLYEARRGEEMSIKALATLTSNFLRSGAFYIVHPILGGVDDEGSHIYSIDPAGSIMEEPYNATGSGSPFAYGVLEQRFEEGLSNEEAKTVATDAVKSAVERDTASGNGIIISEITDAGVDIDVHDDFDDLL from the coding sequence ATGCAAGACTTCCCGAACAGCCCGGATCTCGGCCGGCCGGGACAGGCGGAGACGGAGGGTCTCTACGGTCCGGAACTCGGCGACCTGCCGACGCACGACATGTCGGACGAGCAGATCACCAAGACCGGTACCACGACCGTGGGCCTCACCACGACCGACGGCGTCGTGCTCGCCACCGACCGCCGCGCGAGCGCGGGCAACCTCGTCGCGAGCAAGCGCGCCGAGAAGATCGCGGAGATCCACCCCCGCGGCGCGCTCACCATCTCCGGGGCCGTGAGCGCGGCCCAGGCGCTGATCAACAACCTCCAGGCCGAGGTCCGCCTCTACGAGGCCCGCCGCGGCGAGGAGATGTCGATCAAGGCGCTCGCCACGCTGACCTCCAACTTCCTCCGGAGCGGCGCGTTCTACATCGTCCACCCCATCCTCGGTGGCGTCGACGACGAGGGCAGCCACATCTACAGCATCGACCCCGCGGGCAGTATCATGGAAGAGCCCTACAACGCGACCGGCTCGGGCTCCCCGTTCGCCTACGGTGTGCTCGAACAGCGCTTCGAGGAGGGCCTCTCGAACGAGGAGGCCAAGACCGTCGCCACCGACGCCGTCAAGAGCGCCGTCGAGCGCGACACCGCGAGCGGTAACGGCATCATCATCTCCGAGATCACCGACGCGGGGGTCGACATCGACGTCCACGACGATTTCGACGACCTGCTCTGA
- a CDS encoding DUF373 family protein: MSTLVVCLDRGETVAAVADEVPVVGERAVRSLVTEAGLHDPESSRTNCFLEGLRVARDLRETGEDPVVAVVSGADDSVDADRAVARQVDELLAAHDIDSSVVVTDSADEGLVHVVESRVRVDGVSRVVVRQSRDLESTYHYLKQFLDDEELRQTVLVPIGIALLVAPVLVVLARSAAVAVAVVAAVTGLFLLYKGFGVDDAFGAIARGLRGGFYTGRVSVVTGVIAVGLALVGVVAGGINASPLARTASPLVTVMAFLFASVPWLATAALTASIGLAADEWLANDRVRTSALNLPFVAVAVALVVRGFAAYFLERAGVTAPLQVPALSLGVISVRGFAVTADTRLLGFVLAGVLVTFVGVGVAARIGTGIADEPSEQPE; the protein is encoded by the coding sequence GTGAGTACGCTCGTGGTCTGTCTCGACCGCGGCGAGACCGTCGCGGCGGTCGCCGACGAGGTGCCGGTGGTCGGCGAGCGCGCGGTCCGGTCGCTCGTGACCGAGGCCGGCCTACACGATCCGGAGAGCAGCCGGACCAACTGTTTCCTCGAAGGGTTGCGGGTGGCGCGCGACCTCCGGGAGACGGGCGAGGACCCGGTGGTCGCGGTGGTCTCGGGGGCCGACGACTCGGTCGACGCCGACCGGGCGGTCGCCCGCCAGGTCGACGAACTCCTCGCGGCCCACGACATCGACTCGTCGGTCGTGGTGACCGACAGCGCCGACGAGGGCCTGGTCCACGTCGTCGAGAGCCGGGTTCGCGTCGACGGCGTCTCGCGGGTCGTCGTCCGCCAGTCGCGCGACCTCGAATCCACCTACCACTACCTCAAGCAGTTCCTCGACGACGAGGAGCTCCGGCAGACGGTGCTCGTGCCGATCGGGATCGCGTTGCTCGTGGCCCCGGTGCTGGTGGTGCTCGCCCGGAGCGCGGCGGTCGCGGTCGCGGTCGTCGCCGCCGTCACCGGGCTGTTCTTGCTCTATAAGGGCTTCGGGGTCGACGACGCGTTCGGCGCGATCGCCCGCGGGCTCCGCGGCGGGTTCTACACCGGTCGGGTGTCGGTGGTGACGGGTGTCATCGCCGTGGGGCTCGCGCTCGTCGGGGTCGTCGCGGGCGGGATCAACGCCTCGCCGCTCGCGCGAACCGCCAGCCCGCTCGTCACGGTCATGGCCTTCCTGTTCGCGAGCGTGCCGTGGCTCGCGACCGCGGCGCTGACCGCGAGCATCGGCCTCGCCGCCGACGAGTGGCTCGCCAACGACCGCGTTCGGACCTCGGCGCTTAACCTGCCGTTCGTCGCGGTCGCCGTCGCACTCGTCGTCCGTGGCTTCGCGGCCTACTTCCTCGAACGCGCCGGCGTGACCGCCCCGCTCCAGGTGCCGGCGCTCTCGCTCGGGGTGATCTCGGTTCGGGGCTTCGCGGTCACCGCCGACACCCGACTCCTCGGGTTCGTGCTCGCCGGGGTGCTGGTCACGTTCGTCGGCGTCGGCGTCGCCGCCCGCATCGGCACCGGGATCGCCGACGAGCCGAGCGAACAGCCCGAGTGA
- the sppA gene encoding signal peptide peptidase SppA, whose amino-acid sequence MPTNADRLAGAVVGATAGASLWGTVKRFRAQATNGYNVAEVAVEGPITRDGSRVPGAGRGSIPADKVVEQIEDADDDPNVEALIVKLNTPGGEVLPSEDIRIAAERFDGPTVAYATDTCASGGYWIASGCDELWAREASIVGSIGVRGSQVNAKGLADKLGLDYRPMTAGEFKDAGYPLKEPEAEDEAYLQGIVDDYYETFVERVAAGRDLDEATIRETEARVYLGTDAAENGLVDELGTREDVEDRLEDRLGHEVEVEEFEPERSLMERLRNSSQGMAYAVGAGAASAFDVDEEFQLRL is encoded by the coding sequence ATGCCGACCAACGCAGACAGACTCGCGGGTGCGGTCGTCGGAGCGACGGCGGGGGCGAGCCTCTGGGGTACCGTCAAACGATTCCGAGCTCAGGCGACGAACGGCTACAACGTCGCCGAGGTCGCCGTCGAAGGGCCGATCACGCGCGACGGGAGCCGCGTCCCGGGCGCGGGTCGGGGGTCGATACCCGCCGACAAGGTCGTCGAACAGATCGAGGACGCCGACGACGACCCGAACGTCGAGGCACTGATCGTGAAGCTCAACACCCCCGGCGGGGAGGTGCTCCCGAGCGAGGACATCCGGATCGCGGCCGAGCGCTTCGACGGGCCGACCGTCGCCTACGCGACCGACACCTGCGCGAGCGGCGGCTACTGGATCGCGAGCGGCTGTGACGAGCTCTGGGCGCGTGAGGCGAGCATCGTCGGCTCCATCGGCGTCCGCGGCTCCCAAGTCAACGCCAAGGGGTTGGCCGACAAGCTCGGGCTCGACTACCGCCCGATGACGGCGGGCGAGTTCAAGGACGCGGGCTACCCGCTGAAGGAGCCGGAAGCCGAGGACGAGGCCTACCTCCAGGGGATCGTCGACGACTACTACGAGACCTTCGTCGAGCGGGTGGCGGCGGGCCGCGACCTCGACGAGGCCACCATCAGGGAGACCGAGGCGCGCGTCTACCTTGGGACCGACGCGGCCGAGAACGGGCTGGTCGACGAACTCGGCACCCGCGAAGACGTCGAGGACCGACTGGAAGACCGCCTCGGCCACGAGGTCGAGGTCGAGGAGTTCGAGCCCGAACGCAGTCTGATGGAGCGCCTCCGGAACAGCTCCCAGGGGATGGCCTACGCGGTCGGCGCGGGCGCGGCGAGCGCGTTCGACGTCGACGAGGAGTTCCAGCTCCGACTGTAA
- a CDS encoding coiled-coil protein: protein MASTIDQSANVELTDNDLESDSKGKLIKLAGKLRDRRNELNQAASERASRRDELNAKTREQVDLAQEHREKRDELNEKVQEHKQQRNELNAKANELFDEVDDMKGDLDLDEGKDLDTLESEIEDLEFRQQTEVLSAEDERELIEKIEDKREQYRKRQDALEDTEGLEEVKAEAEEVRAEASEHHEKVTELADEAQEHHNEMISAYREADDVRDDADEWHEKFVEAQEAADRHHEDFVRVQKRLREMDKEEEQERKSERDERREAAEEEADEIYQQFLDGETLDTEDLMKLQKAGKL, encoded by the coding sequence ATGGCAAGCACAATAGACCAATCAGCGAACGTCGAACTCACCGATAACGACCTCGAAAGCGACTCGAAAGGCAAGCTCATCAAGCTCGCCGGCAAGCTCCGCGACCGCCGGAACGAGCTGAACCAGGCGGCCTCCGAGCGCGCCTCGCGACGCGACGAGCTCAACGCGAAGACGCGAGAGCAGGTCGATCTCGCACAGGAGCACCGCGAGAAACGCGACGAGCTGAACGAGAAGGTCCAAGAACACAAACAGCAACGAAACGAGCTCAACGCGAAGGCCAACGAGCTCTTCGACGAGGTCGACGACATGAAGGGCGACCTCGACCTCGACGAGGGCAAGGACCTCGACACGCTCGAATCCGAGATCGAGGACCTCGAGTTCCGCCAGCAGACCGAGGTCCTCTCGGCCGAGGACGAGCGCGAGCTCATCGAGAAGATCGAGGACAAGCGCGAGCAGTATCGCAAGCGCCAGGACGCCCTCGAGGACACCGAGGGGCTCGAAGAGGTCAAGGCCGAAGCCGAGGAGGTCCGCGCCGAAGCCTCCGAGCACCACGAGAAGGTCACCGAGCTCGCCGACGAGGCCCAGGAGCACCACAACGAGATGATTTCGGCCTACCGCGAGGCCGACGACGTCCGCGACGACGCCGACGAGTGGCACGAGAAGTTCGTCGAGGCCCAGGAGGCCGCCGACCGCCACCACGAGGACTTCGTCCGGGTCCAGAAGCGCCTCCGCGAGATGGACAAGGAGGAAGAACAGGAGCGCAAGTCCGAGCGCGACGAGCGCCGCGAGGCCGCCGAGGAGGAGGCCGACGAGATCTACCAGCAGTTCCTCGACGGCGAGACCCTCGACACCGAGGACCTGATGAAGCTCCAGAAGGCCGGCAAGCTCTAA